The window TAATGCCTATGAATTCGTATTTATCAGTACGATGGATTATTCTGTTTTCTCTCACATTTGTAATTAACTTCTTTATTCCTAATACCGCCCAATCACAAAGTACCCATGTGCATGATCCGGTAATGATTGAAGAGAATGGTACGTACTATCTGTTCAGTACGGGTCGGGGGATTTCCGTGCAATCATCCAACAATCTGGAGGATTGGACACGTGAGAAACCGGTTTTCAAAAATGCCCCTAATTGGACTACAGAAACACACCCCAATTTTAGGAATCACATTTGGGCACCAGATATTGTTGAGTATAACGATACCTACTACCTCTACTACTCCGTTTCTCGATTTGGCACCAACAATTCTGCCATCGGCGTAGCCACTAATAAAACACTTGATCCGGATGCCCCCGGTTTTGAATGGAAAGATCGGGGCATAGTTGTACGATCTGTACCTGGTCGCGATATGTGGAATGCCATTGACCCTAATCTAACCTTCGATAAGAAAGGCAATCCGTGGCTTACCTTTGGTTCGTATTGGTTGGGAATTAAGACCGTTCAACTCCAAGATAACCTCACAGAAACTGCCCCTGCTTTTGAATCTTGGCAAACCATAGCATCCCGGCATCGTTACTGGAAATTAGATGAGCGTGATGCGGGGAATAGTTCCAATGGAGATATAGAAGCCCCATTTATTTTCAAGAAAGATGGATATTATTACCTGTTTGTATCTTGGGATCAGTGCTGCTCTGGCAAAGAAAGTACCTATAAAATTGTAGTGGGACGATCCCGTAATATCACCGGTCCATATCGCGATCGAGCTAATCGCAAAATGACACACGGCGGTGGAACCTTGGTAGCTAAAGGTAATGAGCAATGGGCCGCTGTAGGACATAATGCCGCTTATACGTTCGACGGCACCGACTACCTGGTTTTTCACGGCTATGATAATTCGGATGAGGGCAATGCCAAACTTATCATCAAGGAAATTTCTTGGGATGATGGCTGGCCAACTATTTCGCTATAACAATATTCTAAAATATGTATCCTTAAACACTAACAATACATTGCCATGAAACGCTTACTAATTGTTTTTGTACTAAGCTTTGCTGCACTAATCAGTTTAACGATAGAACCGACTCAAGCCCAGTCAGATCGAGATCAAATTCCTATTCATGATCCGGTTATGATCGAGGATGACGGCACGTATTACGCCTTTGGAACCGGCAAGGGTATAGCTGTTTGGTCTTCTCCAGATATGAAGAACTGGCAACCCGAAGACCCTGTTTTCGATTCCGCCCCAGAGTGGAGTC of the Fodinibius sp. Rm-B-1B1-1 genome contains:
- a CDS encoding arabinan endo-1,5-alpha-L-arabinosidase; this encodes MNSYLSVRWIILFSLTFVINFFIPNTAQSQSTHVHDPVMIEENGTYYLFSTGRGISVQSSNNLEDWTREKPVFKNAPNWTTETHPNFRNHIWAPDIVEYNDTYYLYYSVSRFGTNNSAIGVATNKTLDPDAPGFEWKDRGIVVRSVPGRDMWNAIDPNLTFDKKGNPWLTFGSYWLGIKTVQLQDNLTETAPAFESWQTIASRHRYWKLDERDAGNSSNGDIEAPFIFKKDGYYYLFVSWDQCCSGKESTYKIVVGRSRNITGPYRDRANRKMTHGGGTLVAKGNEQWAAVGHNAAYTFDGTDYLVFHGYDNSDEGNAKLIIKEISWDDGWPTISL